AATCCCAGTAGAACAATTGCGGCCAAAATTCCAGCTAAATAAAGAGAAACACTGCTGCTATATATTTTGCTCATCCTATACACCTCCTTCTTTATACTGTATGTCCTTCTCCTTCAGGTAGTGTCAAGGCAATTATCACTGACAGAATCCGTGCAGCTACGGAACTCAGTCTAAAGTTGTACGGCAATTTCATTCTCGCGCCTATGATGAAAGGAGAGCATGTATCGTATACTAAAGACAAGAGAGAGGGGCGTTAGAAGATGCGCAATAAAGTAGTAGTCATTGGTATAATCGGTCTATTGGTTTTACTGTTTTTGGGAACCCGCCATGTTATAAATCAAGTAAATGGTTTTTCGTTTAATCAATCGGTAAACATTGAAGATGAAATAATAATTAATCAACCCTATGAAAAAATCGATTTATTGACAACGAATGCAAAAGTAGAGTTAATCCCAACGAAAGCTGAAGAAACAACAATTACTTATGGAGGTAAGAAAAAGTTCGGTGTTCATTTTAAAGCGAGTGTTAAAGGGGACACATTGTCCATTCAATTGAAAGAAAAGTGGTTCAATGTCTTGAGTTTTTCCATGAAAGGGTTGGTTTTAACAGTACATGTGCCTGAAAGAACCTATGAGGAGATTAAGGTTGTAACGGATAATGGGTTAATAGAAGCGAGTCATTTACAGGCGAAATTGATTGAGTTGGAGACGGATAACGGTTTCGTAAAACTGGGAAATAGTGAGGGGGACGTTGT
This window of the Sporosarcina pasteurii genome carries:
- a CDS encoding DUF4097 family beta strand repeat-containing protein — protein: MRNKVVVIGIIGLLVLLFLGTRHVINQVNGFSFNQSVNIEDEIIINQPYEKIDLLTTNAKVELIPTKAEETTITYGGKKKFGVHFKASVKGDTLSIQLKEKWFNVLSFSMKGLVLTVHVPERTYEEIKVVTDNGLIEASHLQAKLIELETDNGFVKLGNSEGDVVKLQTDNGQISIRDVSANVVARTDNGRITYEADTLTHDVDIRTDNGAIYVKLGEEPANARIKADTDNGIVTIFGAKERTATFGEGKNLMKLQTDNGRIVVEK